A genomic region of Xanthomonas campestris pv. phormiicola contains the following coding sequences:
- the mtgA gene encoding monofunctional biosynthetic peptidoglycan transglycosylase, giving the protein MGATRDVASGAAVPRRRRWLRWLLAAPLLFVLASTSQVIMLRFVDPPFSAMMLARQLGAWGEGDWSFRIAYDWRDSAQIAASLPISLVAAEDQRFPSHHGFDLEAIEKARDHNARGGRLRGASTISQQVAKNVFLWQGRSWLRKGLEAWYTVLIEALWSKQRILEVYANVAEFGDGVYGAQAAARSFWGRDAAQLSPAQSALLAAVLPAPQRYAAARPGPYVQRRANWIQRQTRQLGGPAYLQAP; this is encoded by the coding sequence ATGGGGGCGACGCGGGACGTTGCAAGTGGCGCAGCCGTGCCGCGGCGCCGGCGCTGGCTGCGCTGGTTGCTGGCGGCACCGCTGCTGTTCGTGCTGGCGAGCACCTCGCAGGTGATCATGCTGCGCTTCGTCGATCCGCCGTTCTCGGCCATGATGCTCGCGCGCCAGCTCGGCGCCTGGGGCGAGGGCGACTGGTCGTTCCGCATCGCCTACGACTGGCGCGACAGCGCGCAGATCGCCGCCAGCCTGCCGATTTCGCTCGTGGCTGCCGAGGACCAGCGCTTCCCCAGCCACCATGGCTTCGATCTGGAGGCGATCGAGAAGGCGCGCGACCACAATGCGCGCGGCGGGCGCCTGCGCGGCGCCAGCACGATCAGCCAGCAGGTGGCCAAGAACGTGTTCCTGTGGCAGGGCCGCAGTTGGCTGCGCAAGGGGTTGGAGGCCTGGTACACGGTGCTGATCGAGGCGCTGTGGTCGAAGCAGCGGATCCTGGAGGTCTACGCCAATGTCGCCGAGTTCGGCGACGGGGTGTACGGCGCACAGGCGGCGGCGCGCAGTTTCTGGGGCAGGGATGCGGCGCAGCTGAGTCCGGCGCAGAGCGCGCTGCTGGCGGCGGTGCTGCCGGCGCCGCAGCGCTACGCCGCCGCGCGCCCGGGGCCGTACGTGCAGCGCCGCGCCAACTGGATCCAGCGGCAGACGCGGCAGCTGGGCGGGCCGGCCTATCTGCAGGCGCCCTAG
- a CDS encoding glycosyltransferase family 2 protein has product MEPERLTVVVTAFNEAQTLPLLQPRILAALDGVDGLEGRVLYVDDGSRDATWEVILALAAADPRVGALRLSRNFGKELALTAGLDFVEHGAAMLLDADGQDPPELIAQFVAHWRDGYDDIYGTRVARDGEGWLKRGTASMFYRVIGRLSKTPIPADTGDFRLLSPRALAALAQLRERHRFMKGLFGWVGFRQMALPYRRAPRLAGRSKFGLWRLWNFALEGITSFSTAPLRVATYLGLATAVAAFVFGTWIVIKAALWGDPVAGWPTMMAVILFLGGAQLIALGLIGEYLGRLYEESKQRPLYLVDSWRAPAGGVSSAVRSSEPGGSDAYGTTVVGRQGR; this is encoded by the coding sequence ATGGAACCCGAGCGCCTGACCGTCGTCGTCACTGCCTTCAACGAGGCGCAGACCCTGCCGCTGCTGCAGCCGCGGATCCTCGCCGCGCTCGATGGCGTGGATGGCCTGGAGGGGCGGGTGCTGTACGTGGACGACGGCAGCCGCGATGCGACCTGGGAGGTGATCCTGGCGCTGGCCGCGGCCGATCCGCGGGTCGGAGCGCTGCGCCTGTCGCGCAATTTCGGCAAGGAGCTGGCGCTGACCGCGGGCCTGGACTTCGTCGAGCACGGCGCGGCGATGCTGCTGGACGCCGACGGCCAGGATCCGCCGGAGTTGATCGCGCAGTTCGTCGCGCATTGGCGCGACGGCTACGACGACATCTACGGTACCCGCGTTGCGCGCGACGGCGAGGGCTGGCTCAAGCGCGGTACCGCGTCGATGTTCTACCGGGTGATCGGGCGCCTGTCGAAGACGCCGATTCCGGCCGACACCGGCGATTTCCGCCTGCTGTCGCCGCGCGCGCTGGCGGCGCTGGCGCAGTTGCGCGAGCGCCATCGGTTCATGAAGGGCCTGTTCGGCTGGGTCGGGTTCCGGCAGATGGCGCTGCCGTACCGGCGTGCGCCGCGCCTGGCCGGGCGCAGCAAGTTCGGCCTGTGGCGGCTGTGGAACTTCGCGCTGGAAGGCATCACCAGTTTTTCCACCGCGCCGCTGCGGGTGGCCACCTATCTGGGGCTGGCGACCGCGGTGGCCGCGTTCGTGTTCGGCACCTGGATCGTGATCAAGGCGGCGCTGTGGGGCGATCCGGTCGCCGGCTGGCCGACGATGATGGCGGTGATCCTGTTCCTGGGCGGCGCGCAGCTGATCGCGCTGGGGCTGATCGGCGAATACCTGGGCCGGCTGTACGAGGAATCCAAGCAGCGGCCGCTGTATCTGGTCGACAGCTGGCGCGCGCCGGCCGGAGGAGTATCCTCGGCCGTGCGATCCAGCGAACCGGGAGGCAGCGATGCGTACGGTACGACAGTTGTTGGGCGACAAGGGCGGTGA
- a CDS encoding CBS domain-containing protein, whose product MRTVRQLLGDKGGEVHAVPPDAAVVDALRLMADKGIGAVLVMQDGRLAGILSERDYARKVVLQDRSSATTPVRDIMSTKVYTVDPSQSVQQCMELMTGQRIRHLPVVQAGAVVGVISIGDLVKAVIEEQRQELDQLQRYIAS is encoded by the coding sequence ATGCGTACGGTACGACAGTTGTTGGGCGACAAGGGCGGTGAGGTTCACGCGGTGCCGCCGGATGCGGCGGTGGTCGATGCGCTGCGGCTGATGGCCGACAAGGGCATCGGCGCGGTCCTGGTGATGCAGGACGGGCGCCTGGCCGGCATCCTCTCCGAGCGCGACTATGCGCGCAAGGTGGTGCTGCAGGACCGCTCTTCGGCGACCACGCCGGTGCGGGACATCATGAGCACGAAGGTGTACACGGTGGACCCGTCGCAGAGCGTGCAGCAATGCATGGAGCTGATGACCGGGCAGCGCATCCGCCATCTGCCGGTGGTACAGGCCGGCGCGGTGGTCGGGGTGATCTCGATCGGCGACCTGGTCAAGGCGGTGATCGAGGAGCAGCGGCAGGAACTGGACCAGTTGCAGCGCTATATCGCGAGTTGA
- a CDS encoding AsmA family protein yields the protein MDREPTSAVRGRRRSWPWRRPDGRLRRWPFALGALVLVLLIVILVFDWNWFKGPVERAVQAKTGRAFHIDGNLDVDLGSTVTIRGDRLRFANADWSKQAQMASAQRAEIDLALWPLLRGKVRIPEIRLTQPKLLLETGPNGQPGNWSFGSNDGGTQVVLGRMLVQQGRLRFQDLPGRTDIDVSVDSLTSQRRRGDAAPPIAVAGDGRWRGNPFTLKGSTASPLELSESDHPFKIDLRGSAGSTRAHMRGTLTNPFQLRVFDLQLSLAGTDMEHLYPLLGIAIPSTPPYQLDGRLKRNGETWRYEDFSGRAGDSDLAGSVQIDTAGQRPFLRADLRSRRLDFDDLAGFVGAPPRTGAGETANAEQKAQAAKLAANSKVLPSTPYDLGKLRAMDADVRWKAQRINAQTLPLDDMDAHLKLNDGVLLLQPLDFGVAGGNIRSDIRMDARKPTIATRAQISVRGMQLGKLFPDGQLAKEASGAIGGEIALAGTGNSIAQMLGSADGSVAIGMGKGHISNLIMELAGLDIAESLKFLITRDREIPVRCAFGDFAVRDGVMDARALAFDSTDTLLVGSGNIDLGEEKLDLLLKARPKDRSILSLRSPLRVGGTFKDPTFRPDFKALGMRGAIALALGSIAPPAALLATLETGPGKDADCGGHYAK from the coding sequence ATGGATCGCGAACCCACTTCTGCAGTACGTGGCCGGCGCCGCTCCTGGCCCTGGCGCCGTCCCGACGGCCGCTTGCGGCGTTGGCCGTTCGCCCTCGGCGCGCTGGTGCTGGTGCTGCTGATCGTCATCCTGGTGTTCGACTGGAACTGGTTCAAGGGCCCGGTGGAGCGTGCGGTACAGGCCAAGACCGGCCGTGCCTTCCACATCGACGGCAATCTCGACGTCGACCTCGGCAGCACCGTCACCATCCGCGGCGATCGCCTGCGCTTCGCCAACGCGGACTGGTCGAAACAAGCGCAGATGGCCAGCGCGCAACGCGCCGAGATCGATCTGGCGCTGTGGCCATTGCTGCGCGGCAAGGTGCGCATTCCGGAGATCCGCCTGACCCAACCGAAGCTGCTGCTCGAGACCGGGCCGAACGGGCAACCCGGCAACTGGAGCTTCGGCAGCAACGACGGCGGCACGCAAGTGGTCCTGGGCCGCATGCTGGTGCAGCAGGGCCGGCTGCGTTTCCAGGACCTTCCCGGCCGCACCGACATCGACGTCAGCGTGGACAGCCTGACCTCGCAGCGCCGCCGCGGCGATGCCGCGCCGCCGATCGCGGTCGCCGGCGATGGCCGCTGGCGCGGCAACCCGTTCACGCTCAAGGGCAGCACCGCCTCGCCGCTGGAACTGAGCGAGAGCGACCATCCGTTCAAGATCGACCTGCGCGGCAGCGCCGGCAGCACCCGCGCACACATGCGCGGCACGCTGACCAATCCGTTCCAGCTGCGTGTGTTCGACCTGCAGCTGAGCCTGGCCGGTACCGATATGGAACACCTGTATCCACTGCTCGGCATCGCCATTCCCTCCACCCCGCCCTACCAGCTCGACGGCCGGCTCAAGCGCAACGGCGAAACCTGGCGCTACGAGGACTTCAGCGGCCGCGCCGGCGACAGCGACCTGGCCGGCAGCGTGCAGATCGACACCGCCGGGCAGCGCCCGTTCCTGCGCGCGGACCTGCGTTCGCGGCGCCTGGACTTCGACGACCTGGCCGGCTTCGTCGGCGCGCCGCCGCGCACCGGCGCCGGCGAGACCGCCAACGCCGAACAGAAGGCGCAGGCGGCCAAGCTCGCCGCCAACAGCAAGGTGCTGCCGTCCACCCCGTACGACCTGGGCAAGCTGCGTGCGATGGACGCGGACGTGCGCTGGAAGGCGCAGCGGATCAACGCGCAGACGCTGCCGCTGGACGACATGGACGCGCACCTCAAACTCAACGACGGCGTCCTGCTGCTGCAGCCGCTCGACTTCGGCGTGGCCGGCGGCAACATCCGCTCCGACATCCGCATGGATGCGCGCAAGCCGACCATCGCCACCCGCGCGCAGATCTCGGTGCGCGGCATGCAACTGGGCAAGCTGTTCCCGGACGGACAACTGGCCAAGGAAGCCTCCGGCGCGATCGGCGGCGAGATCGCGCTCGCCGGCACCGGCAACTCGATCGCGCAGATGCTCGGCAGCGCCGACGGCAGCGTCGCCATCGGCATGGGCAAGGGCCATATCAGCAACCTGATCATGGAACTGGCCGGGCTGGACATCGCCGAATCGCTGAAGTTCCTGATCACCAGGGACCGCGAGATTCCGGTGCGCTGCGCGTTCGGCGATTTCGCGGTCAGGGACGGGGTGATGGACGCGCGCGCCCTGGCGTTCGACAGCACCGACACGCTGCTCGTCGGCAGCGGCAACATCGACCTGGGCGAAGAGAAACTGGACCTGCTGCTGAAGGCGCGCCCGAAGGACCGCAGCATCCTGTCGCTGCGCTCGCCGCTGCGCGTCGGCGGCACCTTCAAGGATCCGACCTTCCGCCCCGACTTCAAGGCCCTGGGCATGCGCGGCGCGATCGCCCTGGCGCTGGGCAGCATCGCCCCGCCGGCGGCGTTGCTGGCGACGCTGGAAACCGGCCCGGGCAAGGATGCCGATTGCGGCGGTCATTACGCCAAGTAG